A window of the Phragmites australis chromosome 20, lpPhrAust1.1, whole genome shotgun sequence genome harbors these coding sequences:
- the LOC133902194 gene encoding plant cysteine oxidase 5-like, which yields MPSTTMSAIQKLYEACNVSLSENGSLSAEAVDNIRAVLDMITPSDVGLECEAQAVRIWRSPRALNRKTVFHSSPAIRYRHIYECKSFSIGIFCIPASSVIPLHNHPGMTVLSKLVYGTAHVKSYDWIDTTEPLNLSKVRPAKVVRDGKMSAPCGAMVLHPAEGGNIHAFKAITPCAILDILTPPYSSEDGRHCSYFRRCPKSDPSGILLNRTKGSEFIWLEEYQPPDSFVIRRDLYTGPGLKL from the exons ATGCCTTCCACGACTATGTCTGCAATCCAGAAGCTTTATGAGGCCTGCAATGTATCATTATCTGAAAATGGGTCACTATCTGCCGAAGCTGTTGATAATATCCGTGCTGTATTAG ACATGATCACGCCTTCTGATGTTGGACTTGAGTGTGAAGCTCAAGCTGTACGCATTTGGAGGAGTCCACGAGCCCTGAATAGGAAAACAGTTTTTCATTCAAGCCCCGCGATCAGATATCGTCATATATATGAGTGCAAAAGCTTCTCA ATTGGAATATTTTGCATTCCAGCATCATCCGTCATTCCACTCCACAACCATCCTGGCATGACTGTCCTCAGCAAACTTGTATATGGCACAGCGCATGTCAAATCATATGATTGGATTGATACAACTGAACCACTTAACTTATCAAAAG TGAGACCTGCCAAGGTTGTAAGAGACGGTAAAATGTCTGCACCTTGTGGGGCGATGGTACTTCATCCTGCAGAAGGCGGGAACATACACGCTTTCAAAGCCATCACTCCCTGTGCTATCCTGGACATATTAACACCTCCATACTCTTCAGAAGATGGGAGGCACTGCTCTTACTTCCGGAGATGCCCAAAATCAGACCCGTCGG GCATTTTATTGAACCGAACGAAGGGATCTGAATTCATTTGGCTGGAAGAATACCAGCCCCCTGACAGCTTTGTCATTAGGAGGGACCTGTACACAGGACCGGGTTTAAAGTTATGA
- the LOC133902199 gene encoding uncharacterized protein LOC133902199 produces MAPRGHHLKEVALLASTSADLAAAGAAEREGWLDDPAVLPSLGPRASALAVASAARSVLMIVPVSGGRGGGVTVKPALGPDEGRISAVEWVPLAGEDGAEGEEGVSVAVGTDAGWLLFYSLAGDLLHKQSIYPAKILKLSFRERKENAWEDSGSDELSVVFPGVIARFDGTDLQSMLQKSFQDVKSRLWKDKFEEEDVGDEGSFGRVPFQIWNVSKFGSCADAAIVGLMPPPLLELQSSQRHYCAITVGEDAVVSSYRLSEDRSRSIVGAILSRGVSATFSTISSLSKILWRSEPSPPKKSRPKPQSFAKTSPLTCLKDSPRKGERLTLSPSGTLAAITDSLGRILLLDTHALVAVRLWKGYRDASCLFVEMLRNKDKASSSLMHREYTKSDYCLCLAIHAPRKGIIEVWQMRTGSRLLTIPCPKGSRILQPSTRLLSSLFLSSYSPLEVYFFNGDSGQLSVLNRHVG; encoded by the exons ATGGCGCCGCGGGGCCACCACCTGAAGGAGGTGGCCCTCCTCGCGTCCACCTCGGCGGACCTCGCAGCCGCGGGCGCCGCCGAGCGGGAGGGTTGGCTGGACGACCCCGCCGTGCTCCCCTCGCTCGGGCCCCGCGCGAGCGCCCTCGCCGTGGCCAGCGCGGCGCGGTCGGTGCTCATGATCGTCCCGGTATCCGGGGGCAGAGGCGGCGGGGTCACGGTGAAGCCCGCGCTTGGGCCCGATGAGGGCCGGATCTCCGCCGTGGAGTGGGTCCCGCTCGCCGGGGAGGACGGCGccgagggggaggagggggtgTCCGTGGCGGTCGGCACGGACGCCGGGTGGCTACTGTTCTACTCGCTTGCCGGCGATCTACTGCACAAGCAG AGTATATATCCTGCGAAGATACTGAAGCTCAGCTTTCGTGAGAGGAAGGAGAACGCTTGGGAAGATTCAGGTTCAGACGAACTTTCTGTAGTTTTTCCTGGTGTTATTGCACGCTTCGATGGCACTGACCTACAG AGCATGCTTCAAAAATCATTTCAAGATGTAAAATCACGGCTATGGAAAGATAAGTTTGAAGAGGAAGATGTTGGGGATGAGGGTTCCTTTGGAAGGGTACCCTTTCAGATTTGGAATGTAAGCAAGTTTGGTTCTTGTGCTGATGCTGCAATTGTTGGTCTGATGCCTCCTCCCTTATTAGAACTTCAG TCAAGTCAGCGCCACTACTGTGCCATCACAGTTGGAGAGGATGCTGTAGTTTCATCATATAG GCTATCAGAAGATAGAAGTAGGTCAATTGTTGGAGCAATTTTGTCTAGAGGTGTATCTGCAACATTTTCGACAATATCATCTTTGTCCAAAATTCTGTGGCGGAGTGAACCATCACCACCTAAAAAGTCACGGCCAAAGCCTCAATCCTTTGCAAAAA CATCACCCCTCACTTGCTTAAAAGACTCGCCAAGGAAGGGAGAGCGTCTTACACTCTCCCCAAGTGGTACGTTGGCTGCCATAACTGATTCACTTGGGCGGATTCTACTGCTGGATACTCATGCCCTTGTGGCTGTACGGTTATGGAAG GGCTATCGTGATGCTTCATGTCTATTTGTGGAGATGCTTCGGAATAAAGACAAGGCTTCATCAAGTTTGATGCACAGAGAATATACAAAGAGTGACTATTGCTTGTGTCTAGCAATCCATGCCCCACGGAAAGGCATTATAGAG GTTTGGCAGATGCGGACCGGGTCACGCCTCCTAACCATCCCATGCCCCAAAGGAAGTAGAATCTTACAACCCTCAACGAGGTTGTTGTCATCGCTGTTCTTGTCGTCATACTCTCCGCTGGAGGTTTATTTCTTCAATGGAGACTCTGGGCAGTTGTCTGTTTTGAATAGGCACGTTGGATGA
- the LOC133901486 gene encoding uncharacterized protein LOC133901486 — translation MSGVSASIMPRGRTTHSRFKIPLSIDDEGFCSFTKHSGTAKLLQMTSLIMWDEASMTKRQEVEALGNNMHDIIGRSDVSFGGKMVMFGGDFRQVIPVVRKGSRSQIVDSTLRRSYMWERMQHIRLMRNMRAQSDPWFAKYLLCIDNDTEKADGDGNIRLHDDICVPYTGKDECLNKLNSMFRCSTLTWLTQTTSR, via the coding sequence ATGTCTGGTGTTTCCGCTTCTATAATGCCCAGAGGAAGAACCACGCACTCACGATTCAAGATACCTCTGAGCATTGATGATGAGGGTTTCTGTAGTTTCACAAAGCATAGTGGGACAGCTAAGCTTCTGCAGATGACATCACTCATTATGTGGGATGAAGCCTCAATGACTAAGAGGCAGGAGGTGGAGGCCCTGGGCAACAACATGCATGACATAATAGGCCGGTCAGATGTCTCTTTCGGTGGGAAGATGGTTATGTTTGGTGGTGACTTTAGACAGGTCATCCCTGTTGTCCGAAAGGGGTCAAGATCTCAGATAGTTGATTCGACGCTGCGCAGGTCCTACATGTGGGAGCGCATGCAACACATAAGGCTCATGCGTAACATGAGGGCTCAAAGCGACCCGTGGTTTGCAAAATACTTGTTGTGCATCGATAATGACACCGAGAAGGCTGATGGTGATGGCAACATACGACTTCATGATGATATATGTGTGCCGTATACAGGAAAGGACGAATGCCTCAATAAACTTAATAGCATGTTTCGATGCTCTACTCTAACTTGGCTGACCCAAACTACATCACGTTGA
- the LOC133901487 gene encoding uncharacterized protein LOC133901487, translating into MEGKYQLVCLEQYDCIIFVELLDKHKYPKKYKMIVKHMMHGPCGVLNSWCPCTKDHGSCKNHYLRLFNVDTMQGKDPYPTYRRRDDDRHVTVQKYQLDNMWVIPYNSYLLRLFNYHINVEVCSSIKVVKYMFKYIYKGHDRVSVSVNEANNNGIDEIKQYREEVLDRDDAMKSMLTEYFESNRVHEQARDILYRDFPEWFTWQTRNNRQFWKVSKCDRQVGRIVMAHPTEGERYFLRVLLNHVTDAITYEDLRIIDGKILPSFCDVAERKGMIEVDNTLDECLTEAELFQMPSSLQRLFATILVFYEPNDVRGLWNRHLEAMSDDYRRINQYAHMVEQKVLIDVRNMLQTMGKDIRSFPLPDIDEALDMANSVPREIFEESMISVDHEHTTLSDSLNIEQRVVYNEILAVVNSGEG; encoded by the exons ATGGAGGGCAAGTACCAGCTCGTGTGTCTAGAGCAGTATGATTGTATCATCTTTGTCGAGCTCCTGGACAAGCACAAGTACCCAAAAAAATACAAGATGATCGTcaagcatatgatgcatggcccTTGTGGTGTGCTGAACTCTTGGTGCCCGTGCACAAAGGATCATGGGTCATGCAAGAACCATTATCTACGTCTTTTCAATGTGGATACCATGCAAGGCAAGGATCCCTACCCGACGTACAGGAGACGCGATGATGATCGCCATGTAACGGTTCAAAAATACCAGCTAGACAACATGTGGGTCATCCCTTACAACTCTTACCTCTTGCGGCTGTTCAACTACCACATCAATGTTGAGGTCTGCTCGAGCATAAAAGTTGTCAAGTACATGTTCAAGTACATATACAAGGGTCATGATCGGGTGTCCGTATCTGTGAATGAGGCCAACAATAATGGCATCGATGAGATCAAGCAGTACAGGGAG GAGGTGCTCGACCGTGATGATGCCATGAAGTCAATGCTGACAGAGTACTTCGAGTCAAATAGAGTACATGAGCAAGCAAGAGACATCCTCTATCGTGACTTCCCCGAGTGGTTTACTTGGCAAACAAGGAACAATAGACAGTTTTGGAAAGTAAGTAAATGTGATAGACAAGTCGGTAGAATTGTGATGGCCCATCCGACCGAGGGGGAACGCTACTTCCTCCGGGTTCTTCTGAACCACGTGACGGATGCCATAACCTATGAAGACCTAAGGATAATTGATGGCAAGATCCTACCATCCTTCTGTGATGTCGCGGAGAGAAAGGGTATGATTGAGGTAGACAATACACTAGACGAGTGCCTCACGGAGGCCGAGTTGTTCCAGATGCCATCGTCGCTCCAAAGGCTCTTTGCAACAATATTGGTATTTTATGAGCCCAACGACGTGCGTGGCCTCTGGAATAGACACCTTGAAGCAATGTCGGATGACTACCGTCGCATCAATCAATATGCACACATGGTCGAGCAGAAGGTTTTGATAGATGTTAGGAACATGCTACAGACGATGGGGAAAGATATAAGATCATTCCCTCTTCCTGATATCGATGAGGCACTTGACATGGCAAACAGTGTGCCAAGGGAGATATTTGAGGAGTCTATGATCAGTGTGGACCATGAGCACACAACCTTATCTGACTCCCTCAACATCGAGCAGAGGGTCGTCTACAATGAGATTCTAGCTGTGGTTAACAGCGGCGAAGGATGA